A section of the Oryza sativa Japonica Group chromosome 1, ASM3414082v1 genome encodes:
- the LOC107276328 gene encoding probable staphylococcal-like nuclease CAN1 isoform X1: protein MYAAHRHRHERGAHAHGGGGGGGGGGGAKERRGTSPVLFCFVAAAVLVGNACHGLFPQKKVSSHGFNWIMSLTPKPQGVKYELHTLPFLQVDSKAVTDGDTITVHVVTADHPGSLNVPQEVQRTAADRAEALMTKNYQRADELQKIILDAGFRQVTDSRGGQVLMKKYRIRLRGIDAPETSMPYGREAKEELTMLVQGKRLKISVYGNDRYSRLVGDVDCNGVFVQEHMLKKGLAWHYIAYDQRPELARWENQAKASQIGLWSLPNPDKPWEWRKEKRIRNSRQGKISRGFQLI from the exons ATGTACGCCGCTCACAGGCATCGCCACGAGAGGGGTGCCCatgcccacggcggcggcggcggaggaggaggaggaggaggagctaaGGAGCGGCGCGGTACGTCGCCGGTGCTGTTCTGCTTTGTAGCCGCTGCTGTCCTCGTCGGAAATGCCTGCCACGGGCTGTTCCCGCAG AAGAAGGTATCAAGCCATGGATTTAATTGGATAATGTCGTTGACGCCCAAACCTCAAGGTGTTAAGTATGAGCTGCACACGCTCCCC TTTCTTCAGGTGGATTCTAAGGCTGTAACTGACGGCGACACGATTACTGTTCACGTTGTCACAGCTGATCACCCGGGGTCTTTGAATGTGCCCCAGGAAGTTCAGAGAACAGCGGCTGACCGTGCCGAAGCACTGATGACCAAGAATTATCAGAGGGCTGATGAATTGCAGAAGATCATACTTGATGCAGGGTTTAG GCAAGTTACTGACTCAAGAGGTGGACAGGTTCTCATGAAGAAATACCGGATTAGGCTAAG AGGCATCGATGCACCAGAGACCTCAATGCCTTATGGCAGAGAAGCAAAGGAGGAGCTAACAATGCTGGTGCAGGGAAAGAGACTGAAGATTTCTGTGTATGGCAATGACCGGTACAGTCGATTAGTTGGAGATGTCGATTGCAATGGGGTATTCGTGCAG GAACACATGCTGAAGAAAGGGCTTGCATGGCACTACATTGCCTATGATCAACGACCGGAGCTTGCCAGG TGGGAGAATCAGGCAAAAGCGAGTCAAATTGGTTTATGGTCTTTGCCGAACCCTGACAAACCATGGGAATGGAGGAAGGAGAAGCGCATCAGGAATTCAAGACAGGGTAAAATCAGCCGTGGATTTCAGTtgatttag
- the LOC4327139 gene encoding probable staphylococcal-like nuclease CAN1, which translates to MGNSIYRFLCGLCSPSPEYQPHGAHPAVAALGRDIQQFEATSQVPDGLSRHVVSSKKAQANWYKKLIVTWKKARPTPRTPEEAARLVVTTLKNHQKADVEGFLVFYGLPIPNAAASTPAPHTAHVPKPQGCKFELHTLPVDAKAVADGDTITVYIDTADPRESGNVPREIQKAAAERTRARAARDYQKADGLQKMIADAGYRQVPNARGEEVLAKKYRIRLRGIDAPESAMPYGKEAKEALLKMVQGKSLKVYVYDEDRYGRCVGDIYCDGVFVQEQMLKKGCAWHYTAYDQRPELAKWEKQAQSGRKGLWAASRPQKPWEWRRDKRNGTA; encoded by the exons ATGGGGAACAGCATATACAGGTTCCTGTGCGGCCtctgctcgccgtcgccggagtaCCAGCCGCACGGCGCGCACCCCGCCGTCGCGGCGCTCGGCCGGGACATCCAGCAGTTCGAGGCCACCTCGCAG GTTCCGGATGGGCTGAGCCGGCATGTAGTCTCCTCCAAGAAAGCGCAGGCTAATTG GTACAAGAAGCTGATAGTGACATGGAAGAAAGCCAGGCCGACGCCGAGGACGCCGGAGGAAGCCGCGCGGCTCGTCGTCACCACGCTGAAGAATCATCAGAAAGCAGACGTCGAG GGATTCTTGGTTTTCTATGGCCTTCCAATTCCAAATGCAGCAGCAAGTACCCCTGCGCCTCACACTGCACACGTCCCAAAACCTCAAGGTTGCAAGTTTGAGCTGCACACTCTCCCG GTCGATGCAAAGGCCGTGGCCGACGGCGACACGATCACCGTGTACATTGACACGGCCGATCCTCGGGAGTCCGGCAATGTTCCCCGTGAAATTCAgaaagcggcggcggaacggacaAGGGCGCGCGCGGCCAGGGATTATCAGAAGGCCGACGGGTTGCAGAAGATGATAGCTGATGCAGGATATAG GCAAGTTCCTAATGCGAGAGGCGAGGAAGTGCTCGCAAAGAAGTACAGGATCAGGCTAAG GGGGATTGATGCGCCGGAGAGCGCCATGCCGTACGGCAAGGAGGCAAAAGAGGCGCTTCTGAAAATGGTGCAGGGAAAGAGCCTGAAGGTCTATGTGTATGATGAGGACCGGTATGGTAGATGCGTCGGAGATATCTACTGCGATGGGGTGTTTGTGCAG GAGCAAATGTTGAAGAAAGGATGTGCATGGCACTATACTGCCTATGACCAACGACCAGAGCTGGCCAAG TGGGAGAAACAGGCGCAATCTGGCAGGAAGGGCTTGTGGGCGGCGTCAAGGCCACAGAAGCCATGGGAATGGAGGAGGGACAAGCGCAATGGTACAGCATGA
- the LOC107276328 gene encoding probable staphylococcal-like nuclease CAN1 isoform X2: MYAAHRHRHERGAHAHGGGGGGGGGGGAKERRGTSPVLFCFVAAAVLVGNACHGLFPQKKVSSHGFNWIMSLTPKPQGVKYELHTLPVDSKAVTDGDTITVHVVTADHPGSLNVPQEVQRTAADRAEALMTKNYQRADELQKIILDAGFRQVTDSRGGQVLMKKYRIRLRGIDAPETSMPYGREAKEELTMLVQGKRLKISVYGNDRYSRLVGDVDCNGVFVQEHMLKKGLAWHYIAYDQRPELARWENQAKASQIGLWSLPNPDKPWEWRKEKRIRNSRQGKISRGFQLI; encoded by the exons ATGTACGCCGCTCACAGGCATCGCCACGAGAGGGGTGCCCatgcccacggcggcggcggcggaggaggaggaggaggaggagctaaGGAGCGGCGCGGTACGTCGCCGGTGCTGTTCTGCTTTGTAGCCGCTGCTGTCCTCGTCGGAAATGCCTGCCACGGGCTGTTCCCGCAG AAGAAGGTATCAAGCCATGGATTTAATTGGATAATGTCGTTGACGCCCAAACCTCAAGGTGTTAAGTATGAGCTGCACACGCTCCCC GTGGATTCTAAGGCTGTAACTGACGGCGACACGATTACTGTTCACGTTGTCACAGCTGATCACCCGGGGTCTTTGAATGTGCCCCAGGAAGTTCAGAGAACAGCGGCTGACCGTGCCGAAGCACTGATGACCAAGAATTATCAGAGGGCTGATGAATTGCAGAAGATCATACTTGATGCAGGGTTTAG GCAAGTTACTGACTCAAGAGGTGGACAGGTTCTCATGAAGAAATACCGGATTAGGCTAAG AGGCATCGATGCACCAGAGACCTCAATGCCTTATGGCAGAGAAGCAAAGGAGGAGCTAACAATGCTGGTGCAGGGAAAGAGACTGAAGATTTCTGTGTATGGCAATGACCGGTACAGTCGATTAGTTGGAGATGTCGATTGCAATGGGGTATTCGTGCAG GAACACATGCTGAAGAAAGGGCTTGCATGGCACTACATTGCCTATGATCAACGACCGGAGCTTGCCAGG TGGGAGAATCAGGCAAAAGCGAGTCAAATTGGTTTATGGTCTTTGCCGAACCCTGACAAACCATGGGAATGGAGGAAGGAGAAGCGCATCAGGAATTCAAGACAGGGTAAAATCAGCCGTGGATTTCAGTtgatttag
- the LOC9267411 gene encoding uncharacterized protein isoform X2 codes for MKNRAVEMSSGVYTYKHHCEGGFDIHEIYIKRSKFRESLCINSFWSISFAFAVAKCLKYKPVKKESLLIMPTFGVQLEQHFWSGRVHRQFVPVGKLLKPVLNEHVTPITCYWSLVLLLHSEDKLVRVFKKVYPPVKMMVPIWKALDAFTNYGGMGNSVALQPNPLLINVEQGCTAT; via the exons ATGAAGAATCGAGCAGTAGAGATGTCGAGTGGCGTGTACACGTATAAACATCACTGCGAGGGAGGATTCGATATCCATGAAATCTACATCAAGAGGAGCAAATTCAGG GAGAGTCTATGCATCAATTCTTTTTGGAGTATTTCATTTGCTTTTGCCGTTGCAAAATGCTTAAAATATAAGCCTGTGAAGAAAG AGTCATTGTTGATCATGCCAACCTTTGGTGTTCAGCTAGAACAACACTTTTGGAG TGGAAGAGTTCATCGTCAATTTGTGCCCGTTGGCAAGCTCCTAAAGCCAGTGTTGAATGAGCATGTGACCCCTATTACATGTTACTGGAGCTTAGTGTTGCTTCTACACAGCGAAGACAAACTCGTGCGTGTTTTTAAG AAGGTGTATCCACCAGTCAAAATGATGGTTCCGATATGGAAAGCTTTGGATGCATTCACAAATTATGGTGGCATGGGCAATTCTGTAGCTCTTCAACCAAACCCTCTGCTTATAAATGTTGAACAAGGATGTACAGCGACATGA
- the LOC9267411 gene encoding uncharacterized protein isoform X1, whose protein sequence is MKNRAVEMSSGVYTYKHHCEGGFDIHEIYIKRSKFRVLFSYVGEIFLFANVLHALLLKESLCINSFWSISFAFAVAKCLKYKPVKKESLLIMPTFGVQLEQHFWSGRVHRQFVPVGKLLKPVLNEHVTPITCYWSLVLLLHSEDKLVRVFKKVYPPVKMMVPIWKALDAFTNYGGMGNSVALQPNPLLINVEQGCTAT, encoded by the exons ATGAAGAATCGAGCAGTAGAGATGTCGAGTGGCGTGTACACGTATAAACATCACTGCGAGGGAGGATTCGATATCCATGAAATCTACATCAAGAGGAGCAAATTCAGGGTGCTGTTCTCTTATGTCGGCGAAATTTTCCTCTTTGCGAATGTACTGCATGCCTTGCTGTTAAAG GAGAGTCTATGCATCAATTCTTTTTGGAGTATTTCATTTGCTTTTGCCGTTGCAAAATGCTTAAAATATAAGCCTGTGAAGAAAG AGTCATTGTTGATCATGCCAACCTTTGGTGTTCAGCTAGAACAACACTTTTGGAG TGGAAGAGTTCATCGTCAATTTGTGCCCGTTGGCAAGCTCCTAAAGCCAGTGTTGAATGAGCATGTGACCCCTATTACATGTTACTGGAGCTTAGTGTTGCTTCTACACAGCGAAGACAAACTCGTGCGTGTTTTTAAG AAGGTGTATCCACCAGTCAAAATGATGGTTCCGATATGGAAAGCTTTGGATGCATTCACAAATTATGGTGGCATGGGCAATTCTGTAGCTCTTCAACCAAACCCTCTGCTTATAAATGTTGAACAAGGATGTACAGCGACATGA